A window of Pusillimonas sp. DMV24BSW_D genomic DNA:
GACAACGAAGAAGGCTTTTATGAGGCTTTCGGCGATTTCCTGGGTGCCCCGCTAACCCGTCGCGCCTAATTCCGCTATTTTCAGGAGTTCATCATGCCTGTAAGTGATTATCAACTTGTTTCCGCCTGGCAGGAAGTGCTGCGTTTGTCCAAGCTCGAGGCGGGCCAAACTGTAACGATTCTGACCAGTACCGCTACGCACCCCCAGAATTTGCGGTGTGCCGCAATTGCGGTGCAATCCCTGGGGGCGGTTATGAACCGGCTGGATCTGCCGCCGGTCAATGCCGAGAAAGCGCTTAGTCGTGATCCGCTGGCCTATCTGGGGACCACGCCACTTACGGGTAACAAGGCCGCGATTGCCTGCCTGAAAGAAAGCGATTTGGTACTAGACCTTATGACGCTCTTGTTTTCGCCGGAGCAAATCGACATTCTGAAAAGTGGCACGAAAATTCTGTTGGCGGTTGAGCCGCCTGAAGTTTTGGTGCGCACGGTACCTACCGAAGCCGACCGCAAGCGCGTGAAAACGGCGGCGGCACGTATTGAGGCTGCCAAGGAAATGACGGTGGTGTCGGACGCGGGCACCGACCTGCGCTGCCCCATAGGTGAATTCCCGGCTACTGCAGAATATGCTTTTGTAGATGAAGCCGGCCGCTGGGATCACTGGCCAAGCGGTTTTGCCTTTACCTTCCCCAACGAAGGTCAGGCCACAGGCCGTATTGTGATCGACAAGGGCGATATTCTATTGCCGCAGAAAAGCTATACGACCGACCAGATTGTTCTAACGGTTGAGAACGGCTATGCCACCAAGATTGAAGGTGGTGTCGATGCCGAGCTGCTGCGTGAATATATGGCTTCCTTCAACGATCCTGAGGGCTATGCCATCTCCCATATTGGCTGGGGTTTGCAACCGCGCTGTTATTGGTCAACCCTGGGCTTGTACGACAAAGAACAAACCATCGGCATGGATGCGCGTGCCTATGAGGGCAACTTCCTGTTCTCGTTAGGGCCGAACAACGAAGGTGGTGGAAGCCGCACAACGGCTTGCCATATTGATATTCCTTTGCGCAATTGCACCGTGTCGCTCGACGGTGAAGAGGTGGTGCGTAACGGCAAAGTGCTGGATGGTGGTGTTAAATGACCCAAGGTAATGATGTTCAAACCTATGCCAAGCAAGGGTTCGGGAATCAGTTCGAACTGAAGGCTCCTGTGGGCCTGCTGATTATCGATTTTGTGAATGGTTTTGCCGACCCCGAGGTATTTGGGGGCGGCAATATTAAAGAAGCCATTCAGAACACTGTTCCTTTGTTGGCTGAGGCACGCAAGCGTGGCTGGCCGGTTGCGCATACGCGTATTGTCTTTGCCGACGACGGCGCGGATAACAATATTTTCTCGTTGAAAGTGCCCAGTATGCTGGGCCTGAAGGAAGACCACCCCAACAGCGCCATTGTGTCTGAGCTGGCACCGGCGGAAGGCGAATACGTAGTGCGCAAAACGGTTCCGTCGGCGTTCTTCGGCACCTCGCTGGCTGCTTGGTTGGCGATGCGTGGTGTGCAAACGTTGGTGGTGGCCGGTGCGGTAACCAGTGGTTGCGTGCGTGCCAGTGTCGTCGACGCCATGCAGTGGGGCTTTCGCCCGCTGGTGTTGTCTGATTGCGTGGGTGACCGCGCCATGGGGCCGCACGACGCAAACATGTTCGACATGGAACAAAAATACGCCACCGTGATGACACGCGATGAAGCGTTAAAGGCCTTGGAAGGGCTGTAAGTATTGCCTGCCAAGGCAAACAAAAAACCGCTGCTTTAAACGTCTCCGAAAGGAGACTATTTAAAAAGCAGCGGTTTTTTATTAAACCGGATAAACCAGGTCGGTAGCCAGAATTTCCGTATCGTATACAACCTGACGTTCTTTCAGCAGCAGGCCGTTTTCACTGCGTACAAAGCGGTCGTAATACTTGCCCGCCAGGTGAATGGTGGACGGGCCTTCGATAAGCGTTTGAATCAACAGGTAGTTGGTTTCGGCCTCAATGAACTCGTCTGTCTCATCCATGATACGAATGTTCGATATCATGTGCATGATGTGGCGTGGTGCGAACATTTGTGTTTGTGCAATCGCCACGGCGCGGTCTTGCATCATTCCGCGTCCTTCCGCATAAACCAGGCCAACCAGCATTTTCTGGTTGGCATTCTCGCGTGACGTAATGCGATAGACCCCATCTTCGGTAAAGAATTCAGGCCATTTTTTTACGTCGCAGGCATCCAGTACCGCGCAATATTCGATATGAAACGCTTCGATTTCCGCGCGCAGTTGTTGGGCCCGCGCAGCGTCAACCTTGACAGGCTGATAAGAAAAGTCGGTTTTCATTGTTGAAAGCATATTAGATCCCCATTACTTCGCGGTAGTATTTGTACATGGCACGAATCGCCGCTTCTGAAATCAGGGACTCCGACGTGCCGATTTTGTCGGCATCGAGTTTTACGACACTGTTTTCGGTGCTCGAGCGGCGTACCCCTTCCTGTACGAAGCGCAGTGCCTCGTTGTCTTCCAGGCCCAGAAAGCCTGAGGGCCCCATGAGGTTGCCCTGACGCAGGCGATGGCGCAGCATTTCTTCATCGTCTTCTTCGTAGCCGAACATGGTCCATTGCATAATCATGCTGTTCGGGCCATTGGGAATAATCTGACGAATACCCAGGGTGTTCATTTCACGCTGAATAATGAAATTGGGCCAGATGGTATCCATGGTGACGGACCAGGGGGAGTCGAACTCTTTAACGAAGTGCAGGAAACGCTCGTCTTGCAGTCGCAGCCCTTCATGGAAAGAACGCATTTCCTTTTTTGTTTCCGGGTTCACGTCGGCGTAAAGGTCGTCGGACTTGGCCGAGCCCATAATGCCGTGGCGCCCGTGTACCTTGTCGGCGAACATCATGGATTTATTGCCGGCCACCAATAAACCGAAAACCACCAGGAATGAGTGCAACAGCGTTGCGTGATAGGGGTCTTTCAGGTTCTCGTGGTACATCTTCCAGTTACAGGGCAATTCATTGCGGTAGTAACCCAGGATTTTCAATGGCTTGCCTGTGAACGTGACCTTAAAGTCCTCCAGAATTTCAGGGCTCAGATACTCTTCAAGTGGCTCGACTTTGTCGGAATACGAGGCAAAAACGACACCGTTCAAAGTGGTGACGTGCAGCTTGCGCAGGCCGTGGTCTTCATTGCGGAAGTCACGCGGCATGCCGCCTTGTTTGTTTACGCCACGTTTGAAGGGCACGCCCTGCAGGTCGCCTTTTAGTGTGTACGACCACTGGTGGTAAGGGCAAACGAATTCTTTTGCGTTGCCTTTGCTTTCGCGACAGAACTCTGCCCCACGGTGGGCGCAACGGTTTTCAAAAACATGAATGGAGCCGTCTTCCGCACGGGATACCACAACGGGGGTGTCGCCTACATAAGAGCGTTTGTAGTCGCCGTGGTTGGGAATTTCGGCTTCAAGGGCAACGAAGTTCCACGTGTCGCCGCGGAAAATCAGCGCCATTTCGCGGTCGTATATTTCCTGGCTGGTATAGACCCAGTCTGGAATGTAATGCAGGTCGTTTTCAGGCCAGGCATAATTCTCCAGGGCGTCGTCTTTGGACCCCAGTGTTTGCCCGATCACGGTTTGGGATTGATACATGGAAGATCTCCTGTGAAATCAGTTTGGCTGGCCCGCACTATGGGCCGCCGTCGCGCTTTTGGCGAAAGCGCGTGCAGTGACGGATGTGTCGGTAAAGTCGTTGGGGTTGATGCGCACGCCTTTTTCGAACAGCGTGCGCAGCGCGCGCAAATCTCCGCCTGCATTGACTGCGATGGCGTAACGCGGAACGTTGTTCCTGAGCCCCAACATAATGAATTTCGGCGTTTCGGCTTTCGGATCCAGCTCGCCGCGAATAACGTAATTTAAATCGGGTTCCGGCAGCCCCAGCATCTGAATGTTGCAACCAAACTGATCCGTCCAGAACCATGGGTAGGCGGCGGGTGCCGGATCTTTGCCCAGCATATGCGTTGCCGCGATGCGTGCCTGCTCATTGGCGTTCTGCCAAGACTCAAGGCGCGAAGCCTGTGCTGCGCTGCCTCGAATTTGGCTGGTGCAATCGCCGGCGGCATAAACATTCGCCTGGCTTGTTTGGCATTGCTCATTCACCAGAATGCCGCCATTGTTGGGGTCGATATCCAGACCCCCTTGGCGCGCAAGGGCGTTATTGGCTGATAACCCCACAGACACCATAACGGTATCGGCCACAATGTGGTGTTCGTTAGGCAGGCGGATGTCCCACGACGCCTTGATGTCGGTGGGCGGCGTAATCGAGGCCGGTGCGTTACCCAGGTGGAGCGACAGGCCGGTGTGCACAATACGTTGTTGCAGCCAGTCAGAAAATGTGGGCGGGGCAACACGGCTCAAAACACGGTCGGTGGCCTCAATAACTGATACCGCCACCCCCATTTTGTGGGCGGTTGAAGCCACTTCAAGCCCCAGAAACCCGCCACCGATGACGGCCAGATGTTTGCTGTATTTCAGCGCGGTGCGAAGGGCGTGCGCATCATCGAGCGTTCTTAAATAGAACACGCCGGGGGCATCTTCTGGAAACGCTTCGATAAAACGGGCGGTGCCGCCGGTTGTTAACAGGCATTGGTCGAACACCACTTGCGAGTTGTCCGACAACTGCGCCGTGCCTGCAAGCGGATCGATTGACTCCACTCTCAGACCCAGACGCAGATCGATATCGGCAATGCTGTAGAAATCGACCGGTTTAACGTCGATTGCGGGTTCGTTTTCCGGTGTGGCTGCCAAGACATCTTTCGACAATGGCGGCCGTTCGTAAGGGGCGTGTGCTTCCTCACCAATAAGAGTGATTTTGCCTTCAAAGCCTTGGTCGCGCAGCGTTGCCGCTGCCACAGCGGCGGCTTGTCCGGCACCGACAATCAGAATAGAGGAGAGTGTTTCAGTCATATTCAAACCTTTTTAAGCCTTTGCAAACCACTTAGGTTACTATGCGTGGCGCCAGGTTAAAGGTTTACCAGAATCTCATCGCCCTCGACTTTGACTTCGTACACTTTGACGGGTTCGGTTGCAGGTGCAGATTTTGGTTCGCCGGTGCGAAGGTCGAACATGGCTTGATGCAAGGGGCATTCCACACAGCCGTCCTCAATAAAGCCATCGGACAACAACGCGAATTGGTGGGTGCAAATGTTGTCGGTCACGAAGTATTCGCCTTCAGTGTGGTGTACCGCCAACTGTTTGCCTTCCAACTCTACGCCCAAAGATTCGTCTTCTTCAATTTGTCCGACTGTTGCAATCTTGATCCAATTCATGATGTGCCTTTTGCGTTTTAATATTTCAATATAATCAGTATGCTGTATATTTATTTTACGACAAATAGGGGTTTACACCAGCCTATTAGGATATTCCCTGAAAAATTCGATAAATGGTCAAGTCTCCGTATTAACCCTCGTTGACACTTTTAAGCATTGATCAGCATACTAACAAATAACCTGATTCTGTCGCGACTGGTTTGTGATTCTTGGCAATCAAAATCGGTTCAATGGCATTTTCAGGCCAGCAGGTCGAGACACACCATCCTGCGCAAAAGTTTCTCAGGCCCGCGCCGGGCCGAAGCAGTTTGTCTGTCTCACACATAACAAACCCAAAAGGAGCTGTACATGCAAAGACGTCGCTTTTTAACCCAGGCAGCCGCGGCAACCGGAGCCGGTCTGGCCGCAGTCGGCCTTCCCGCCGTAGCGCAGAATGCACCCACCGTGCGCTGGCGTATGTCCACCGGCTGGCCGAAAAGTCTGGATGCACTTTACGGTTCCGCCGATGAGCTTTGCCGCCGTGTGGGCGAGCTGACAGGTGGAAAATTTGAAATTCGCGCCTTCCCTGGCGGTGAAATCGTGCCTTACGCCCAAAATATGGAAGCGGTCAGTAACGGTACGGTTGAATGTAACCACGTTCTGGCTACTGCTCACATTGGCACGAACACCGCTATTGCGTTCGATACCGGTTTGTCGTTTGGCATGAATGCGCGTCAGCACAATGCCTGGATCCAGTTCGGCGGCGGTATGGAAAAACTGCGCGAAATGTATGGCCAGTACGGCATTACCAACTTTGTCACCGGCAACGTGGGCGTACAAATGGGCGGCTGGTATCGCAAGGAAATCAAGTCTTTGAAAGATCTTGAGGGTCTGAAAATTCGTGTTGGTGGTATCGGCGGCATGGTGCTGCAAAAGCTCGGTGCGGTTCCCCAGCAGATTCCGCCCAGCGATATTTACCCCTCTCTGGAAAAAGGCACGATCGACGCAGCTGAGTGGATTGGACCCTACGATGATGAACGCCTGGGCCTGAACAAGGTTGCGCCGTTTTACTACTCACCCGGCTGGTGGGAAGGCAGTGCTTCCATTACCACGATGGTGAATACGGAAGCCTGGGAAAAATTGCCCGCCGAGTTCAAGTCTGCGTTTGAATGCGCTGCGAATGAACAGGCGCTGCGCATGTTGGCTGCTTACGATGCCAAGAATCCGCCCGCTTTGCGTTCCCTGATCGCCGGTGGTGCACAGTTGAAGTACTTCCCCAAAGACGTGATGGAAGCCGCTTACGCCGCATCACAAGAGTTGTGGGGCGAGTTGTCGGAAGAAAACCCGGATTTCGCCAAGATCTATCCCGAGTGGAAGAAATTCCAGGAGGCCGAGGCGAGCTGGTTCCGTGTTGCTGAAAACGCACTCGATAACTTCACATACAGTGAGGTGTTGAAGCGTTCGTAACGCGATAGGCACCAATGCGCGGCGCGCGAAGTCGGCGTGTCCGCGCATTTGGTGTCTTTACGTTCAGCGATTCATGATTTACAGGCAGGTATGAGTATGACAGTTTCACATCACACAAAACCCGGCGTAAAGCCACAGGGTGTCGGTGCACGAATTCCACGTAAAGAAGACGCCCGGCATTTGCACGGCAAGGGTAATTTCATCGGCAATATGGCCATGCCGGGGTTATGCGAAGTCGCGTTTCTGCGCAGCCCGCTGGCGCATGCCCGTATTACCGGCGTTCGAATTGCCGAAGAGGCACAAGGGCAAGTATTTTTGCGTGCTTCCATGCCTGATGCCAAAGATATTGTGGCCGACTCCACGTTACCCACTTATCAGGTGTCGGCACAGCCGCCGCTGGCCGATGACCGCGTGCGCTTTGTGGGTGAGCCTGTCGCCATGACCTTTGCCCCCACCCGCGCCGAGGCTGAAGATTTGGCCGAGATGGTAGAAGTTGATTACGACGAACTGCCTGTTTACGTTGACGTGAAAGCCGCGGAAGCGGCAACCTCCGACTTCATGCATGAAGGTTGGAAAGACAATGTGTTCGTTACATTGAATGCCAACAATAATTTCGACGACCTGGCTGCAAAAGCCGAGGTGGTCGTTAAACGTGAAATTGACTTGTCCCGCCAATGCATGCTGCCGATGGAAGGCATCGCCGTGCTGGCCTATTGGGACAATCAGAATAGCCAATTGGTGGTGTATACCGCCACTCAGGTGCCTCACCTGATTCGTACCGGCATTGCCGAGTTTCTCGATTTGCCACAAGAGCAGGTTCGGGTGATTTCCCCCGACGTAGGCGGCGGCTTTGGCTATAAGTGTATTTTGCAACAGGAAGAGCTCTGTGTTGCCTGGTTGGCCAAAACTTACAAGCGGCCGTTCCGTTATCTGGAAGACCGTCGCGAACACTTGATTGCGGGTGCCAATACGCGTGAACACTATTATGAAATGACCGCCTATGCCGACAAGCAGGGCCGGTTGTTGGCGCTGGATGCCAAAGTTACCATCAGTGGCGGCGCGTATTCTGTGTGGCCGTTCACAGTGGGGCTGGAAACAGGTCAGGCATTGGGCAACATACCGGGTCCTTACGCCTTCAGGGGGTATCGATGCCAAACGCGTTGCGTGGCAACCAATAAGCCCGGATTTTTGCCGTATCGCGGCGTGGCGCGCACCGGTGTTTGTTTTGCCATCGAGCTTACCCTGGACGCATTGGCTCGGGAAGTGGGGCGCGAACCTTGGGAAGTGCGCCTGGATAATTTGGTGCAACCCGAACAAATGCCCTATGTAAACGTAACGAATAAGCACCTGGACAGTGGCGACTATCCCGCCAGCCTGCGCCGGGCGCTGGAAATGATTAATGTTGACGCGGTGCGTGAGCGTCAGAAGAAAGGCGAGCCGGATGGACGCCTTATTGGCCTGGGTGTTGCAACGTATACCGAACAGTCGGCACACGGAACGTCGGTGTTTGCCGCCTGGGGTACGCCTGTTATTCCCGGGTTCGATCAGGCATCGGTCAA
This region includes:
- a CDS encoding 2,5-dihydroxypyridine 5,6-dioxygenase; this encodes MPVSDYQLVSAWQEVLRLSKLEAGQTVTILTSTATHPQNLRCAAIAVQSLGAVMNRLDLPPVNAEKALSRDPLAYLGTTPLTGNKAAIACLKESDLVLDLMTLLFSPEQIDILKSGTKILLAVEPPEVLVRTVPTEADRKRVKTAAARIEAAKEMTVVSDAGTDLRCPIGEFPATAEYAFVDEAGRWDHWPSGFAFTFPNEGQATGRIVIDKGDILLPQKSYTTDQIVLTVENGYATKIEGGVDAELLREYMASFNDPEGYAISHIGWGLQPRCYWSTLGLYDKEQTIGMDARAYEGNFLFSLGPNNEGGGSRTTACHIDIPLRNCTVSLDGEEVVRNGKVLDGGVK
- a CDS encoding TRAP transporter substrate-binding protein, whose product is MQRRRFLTQAAAATGAGLAAVGLPAVAQNAPTVRWRMSTGWPKSLDALYGSADELCRRVGELTGGKFEIRAFPGGEIVPYAQNMEAVSNGTVECNHVLATAHIGTNTAIAFDTGLSFGMNARQHNAWIQFGGGMEKLREMYGQYGITNFVTGNVGVQMGGWYRKEIKSLKDLEGLKIRVGGIGGMVLQKLGAVPQQIPPSDIYPSLEKGTIDAAEWIGPYDDERLGLNKVAPFYYSPGWWEGSASITTMVNTEAWEKLPAEFKSAFECAANEQALRMLAAYDAKNPPALRSLIAGGAQLKYFPKDVMEAAYAASQELWGELSEENPDFAKIYPEWKKFQEAEASWFRVAENALDNFTYSEVLKRS
- a CDS encoding non-heme iron oxygenase ferredoxin subunit, yielding MNWIKIATVGQIEEDESLGVELEGKQLAVHHTEGEYFVTDNICTHQFALLSDGFIEDGCVECPLHQAMFDLRTGEPKSAPATEPVKVYEVKVEGDEILVNL
- a CDS encoding aromatic ring-hydroxylating dioxygenase subunit alpha, encoding MYQSQTVIGQTLGSKDDALENYAWPENDLHYIPDWVYTSQEIYDREMALIFRGDTWNFVALEAEIPNHGDYKRSYVGDTPVVVSRAEDGSIHVFENRCAHRGAEFCRESKGNAKEFVCPYHQWSYTLKGDLQGVPFKRGVNKQGGMPRDFRNEDHGLRKLHVTTLNGVVFASYSDKVEPLEEYLSPEILEDFKVTFTGKPLKILGYYRNELPCNWKMYHENLKDPYHATLLHSFLVVFGLLVAGNKSMMFADKVHGRHGIMGSAKSDDLYADVNPETKKEMRSFHEGLRLQDERFLHFVKEFDSPWSVTMDTIWPNFIIQREMNTLGIRQIIPNGPNSMIMQWTMFGYEEDDEEMLRHRLRQGNLMGPSGFLGLEDNEALRFVQEGVRRSSTENSVVKLDADKIGTSESLISEAAIRAMYKYYREVMGI
- a CDS encoding aromatic-ring-hydroxylating dioxygenase subunit beta; the protein is MKTDFSYQPVKVDAARAQQLRAEIEAFHIEYCAVLDACDVKKWPEFFTEDGVYRITSRENANQKMLVGLVYAEGRGMMQDRAVAIAQTQMFAPRHIMHMISNIRIMDETDEFIEAETNYLLIQTLIEGPSTIHLAGKYYDRFVRSENGLLLKERQVVYDTEILATDLVYPV
- a CDS encoding N-carbamoylsarcosine amidohydrolase; protein product: MTQGNDVQTYAKQGFGNQFELKAPVGLLIIDFVNGFADPEVFGGGNIKEAIQNTVPLLAEARKRGWPVAHTRIVFADDGADNNIFSLKVPSMLGLKEDHPNSAIVSELAPAEGEYVVRKTVPSAFFGTSLAAWLAMRGVQTLVVAGAVTSGCVRASVVDAMQWGFRPLVLSDCVGDRAMGPHDANMFDMEQKYATVMTRDEALKALEGL
- a CDS encoding NAD(P)/FAD-dependent oxidoreductase; translated protein: MTETLSSILIVGAGQAAAVAAATLRDQGFEGKITLIGEEAHAPYERPPLSKDVLAATPENEPAIDVKPVDFYSIADIDLRLGLRVESIDPLAGTAQLSDNSQVVFDQCLLTTGGTARFIEAFPEDAPGVFYLRTLDDAHALRTALKYSKHLAVIGGGFLGLEVASTAHKMGVAVSVIEATDRVLSRVAPPTFSDWLQQRIVHTGLSLHLGNAPASITPPTDIKASWDIRLPNEHHIVADTVMVSVGLSANNALARQGGLDIDPNNGGILVNEQCQTSQANVYAAGDCTSQIRGSAAQASRLESWQNANEQARIAATHMLGKDPAPAAYPWFWTDQFGCNIQMLGLPEPDLNYVIRGELDPKAETPKFIMLGLRNNVPRYAIAVNAGGDLRALRTLFEKGVRINPNDFTDTSVTARAFAKSATAAHSAGQPN
- a CDS encoding xanthine dehydrogenase family protein molybdopterin-binding subunit, which translates into the protein MTVSHHTKPGVKPQGVGARIPRKEDARHLHGKGNFIGNMAMPGLCEVAFLRSPLAHARITGVRIAEEAQGQVFLRASMPDAKDIVADSTLPTYQVSAQPPLADDRVRFVGEPVAMTFAPTRAEAEDLAEMVEVDYDELPVYVDVKAAEAATSDFMHEGWKDNVFVTLNANNNFDDLAAKAEVVVKREIDLSRQCMLPMEGIAVLAYWDNQNSQLVVYTATQVPHLIRTGIAEFLDLPQEQVRVISPDVGGGFGYKCILQQEELCVAWLAKTYKRPFRYLEDRREHLIAGANTREHYYEMTAYADKQGRLLALDAKVTISGGAYSVWPFTVGLETGQALGNIPGPYAFRGYRCQTRCVATNKPGFLPYRGVARTGVCFAIELTLDALAREVGREPWEVRLDNLVQPEQMPYVNVTNKHLDSGDYPASLRRALEMINVDAVRERQKKGEPDGRLIGLGVATYTEQSAHGTSVFAAWGTPVIPGFDQASVKLTPDGGAELRVGVHSHGQGMETTFAQIANEILSIDINRIKLVHGDTGQTPYSSGTYASRSLVMSGGAVSKACKQLLPRVKKIGAHLLGVTADEVMLEDGYACAGEKRVAIAEITNAWYINPQKLPADVDAEGLEVSVGYRPKVDTGSFTYCSQAAVVAVDPATGAVEILDYVVVEDCGTIVNPLVVEGQTIGGIAQGIGTAFYEEMPYDEQGQPLASTLADYIMPGATEVPNIRIDHFETPSPHTEFGAKGMGEGGAIAPPAVLFGAVNDALRAYGVEFAHTPLTPHHVLDALEQSKEKESISRPNVTAGATV